The Girardinichthys multiradiatus isolate DD_20200921_A chromosome Y, DD_fGirMul_XY1, whole genome shotgun sequence genome has a window encoding:
- the LOC124864649 gene encoding LOW QUALITY PROTEIN: major facilitator superfamily domain-containing protein 6-like (The sequence of the model RefSeq protein was modified relative to this genomic sequence to represent the inferred CDS: substituted 1 base at 1 genomic stop codon) yields MRRIKQIDVKRALALTGTFSFLCSCSQACLLPFLTLYFRQLGLSPSMTGIIMGTKHSITLVWSPAAGLLSKRYNKRRVVINCSLVFSAAAALLLLLLPPVGNPGTQSSTCNTSNFSSGSGKSLVDLTTSTTSQTLPTITHRXFALATSPSNSVSYSEPPPVPTKPNQNDTENSEIQPSQVEASLVPSSSPTVLSVVHSTISSFLSAERNKRSVNSSGFLASLKEMDIQNQLFFLMLIIVSVWEWTSAPLKWTVDDGLYEYLDYADASDRHSSTGVWDLLGGAFGVGGAGLVVGQLSCLIVAHTSRSAVHFYFYAGLAALALPVAVYLPLYLNKKRDRANGLLKAMQLVHSSPQALLCAFTILLVGVVNSAVENFLLWQMEDNGSTEVHMGLSLALALLSQAAFPLLAGRVSKLLSPSKVLLVGAASLGIQCFYYSFLWGPWMALPAQVLSTFSSGALWWAVGIQCEDVATPGAERSVRRVYSSLCLHLGSALGSFAGGFVVQRFGVTWLYRGVAVGLMAWCVCLPLLQWKAPRQRRINYSRLLAADASEASDSESEPERDWLDEAMEDDRGNTNYERRVRHLN; encoded by the coding sequence ATGAGGAGGATCAAGCAGATCGACGTCAAGCGTGCCCTCGCTCTGACAGGCACCTTCAGCTTCCTCTGCTCTTGTTCCCAAGCCTGTCTGCTCCCCTTCCTCACCCTGTATTTCCGCCAGCTGGGCCTGTCTCCATCCATGACTGGCATCATCATGGGCACTAAGCACTCCATAACTCTGGTGTGGAGCCCAGCAGCTGGTCTCCTCTCCAAACGCTACAACAAAAGGCGGGTGGTGATAAACTGCTCGCTGGTGTTTTCTGCTGCAGCCGCTCTGCTCCTGCTGCTCCTACCGCCTGTAGGGAATCCTGGCACACAGAGCAGCACCTGTAACACCTCcaacttcagttctggttcaggtAAAAGTCTAGTTGACCTTACAACTAGTACTACGAGTCAGACATTGCCAACTATTACACATAGATAATTTGCTCTTGCAACCTCCCCTTCTAACTCAGTCAGTTATTCAGAACCTCCTCCTGTACCAACTAAACCTAATCAAAATGATACCGAAAACTCAGAAATTCAGCCCTCGCAAGTAGAAGCATCATTGGTCCCAAGCAGCAGTCCTACAGTACTGAGCGTTGTGCATTCCACCATCAGCTCTTTTTTAAGTGCAGAAAGGAATAAGAGGTCTGTGAACAGTTCTGGATTTCTAGCCAGCCTGAAGGAGATggacattcagaaccaactcTTCTTCTTGATGCTCATCATCGTGTCAGTGTGGGAGTGGACGTCGGCCCCTCTTAAGTGGACGGTAGATGACGGCCTTTACGAGTATTTGGACTACGCGGATGCCTCGGACCGTCACAGCAGCACAGGGGTGTGGGATCTACTCGGGGGAGCCTTTGGGGTCGGGGGAGCCGGGCTTGTGGTTGGCCAGCTGAGCTGTCTCATAGTTGCTCACACCTCCAGAAGTGCAGTGCATTTTTACTTCTATGCAGGCCTGGCAGCTCTAGCTCTGCCTGTAGCTGTCTACCTCCCTCTGTACCTGAACAAAAAGCGAGACAGAGCCAACGGGCTCCTGAAGGCCATGCAGCTGGTGCACAGCTCCCCCCAAGCTCTGCTCTGTGCTTTTACCATCCTCCTGGTCGGAGTGGTGAACTCAGCTGTGGAAAACTTCCTGCTTTGGCAGATGGAGGATAATGGGAGCACTGAGGTGCACATGGGACTGTCTCTAGCCCTCGCTTTGCTCTCGCAGGCTGCCTTTCCCCTTCTGGCCGGCAGAGTATCTAAGCTCCTGAGCCCAAGCAAGGTCCTTCTAGTGGGGGCTGCTAGTCTCGGGATACAGTGCTTCTACTACTCCTTCCTCTGGGGGCCCTGGATGGCCTTGCCTGCACAGGTGCTGAGTACCTTCAGCAGCGGCGCCCTCTGGTGGGCTGTGGGGATCCAGTGTGAGGACGTTGCAACACCAGGGGCTGAAAGAAGTGTCAGGAGGGTCTACAGTTCCTTGTGCCTGCACTTAGGGAGTGCACTCGGGAGTTTTGCTGGAGGGTTTGTGGTGCAGAGATTTGGGGTGACATGGCTGTACCGAGGGGTGGCAGTGGGACTTATGGCATGGTGTGTGTGCCTTCCTCTGCTGCAGTGGAAAGCCCCTCGCCAGCGCAGGATTAACTACTCACGGCTTTTGGCAGCTGACGCAAGCGAGGCCAGTGACTCTGAATCTGAGCCAGAGAGAGACTGGCTGGATGAGGCCATGGAGGATGACCGAGGCAATACCAACTATGAAAGGAGAGTCAGACACCTAAACTAA
- the LOC124864764 gene encoding bMERB domain-containing protein 1-like — MEEDRKSSQQYGALDKTELHRATEKATEDVISMADSTVTIEEIDGELFKIDRIRDILIRRESELRYMMDDIQLCKEITRLKQELQKLITIPDEDKSKEDRAREEELLKQITQLVETRDFLVDDVEFERLRERKEDTEMPAFLQSKFSSGLAEKGALQDRKVASKSQQTSNPFVSKTGLTLLKDCCGFSCSIL; from the exons ATGGAAGAAGATAGAAAATCCTCTCAACAGTATGGAGCGCTGGATAAAACTGAGTTGCACAGAGCGACAGAGAAAGCAA CAGAAGATGTAATCTCAATGGCCGACTCTACAGTCACGATTGAGGAGATTGATGGCGAGCTGTTCAAGATTGACCGGATACGGGACATCCTCATACGGCGAGAATCAGAGCTAAGATACAT G ATGGATGACATTCAGCTCTGTAAAGAAATTACACGGTTGAAACAGGAGCTGCAGAAACTCATCACAATTCCAG ACGAAGACAAGTCCAAAGAGGACAGAGCGCGGGAGGAGGAGCTGCTGAAGCAGATCACCCAGCTGGTGGAGACCAGAGACTTCCTGGTGGACGACGTGGAGTTTGAGCGGCTCAG GGAAAGAAAGGAAGACACGGAGATGCCAGCCTTCTTACAGTCAAAATTTTCCAGTGGTTTGGCTGAAAAAG GTGCTCTGCAAGATCGTAAGGTTGCATCCAAATCCCAGCAGACATCTAATCCGTTTGTCTCTAAAACTGGACTGACGCTGCTGAAAGACTGCTGCGGCTTCTCCTGCTCTATCCTTTAA